Proteins encoded within one genomic window of Halocatena marina:
- a CDS encoding inorganic phosphate transporter: protein MIDGLLLVGAAVAAFVGFNIGGSSTGVAFGPAVGSRTISKLGAAALFTGFAFLGGWTVGRNVIQTMGGEIVPASYFTPGASIGVLFFVGLALLISNLFGVPASTSMTAVGSIAGLGIASESLNWPVMGRIVSWWLLAPIIAFWLCGVIGRYLYPHLEAWFAVDASVGAVFTIDQSGLLPRPRAAPGTSRREAVGGVLVIVIGCYMAFSAGASNAANAVAPLVGSGQLSISIGIILAAAAIGIGSFTIARRTLDTVGNDLTDLPLLAALIVEVVSASLITFLSSIGIPASLAVSATMCIVGLGWGRASRTVRLSDMATAAIDGETSPNTSMNALASNGGQSDGSQSVANIGEEEPGELMASDLFNPKATARVITLWILTPTISAIASYLLFRFVV, encoded by the coding sequence ATGATCGATGGTTTGCTTCTTGTCGGAGCTGCGGTCGCCGCCTTCGTTGGTTTCAATATTGGTGGTTCTTCAACCGGTGTCGCGTTCGGTCCCGCAGTCGGAAGTCGGACAATTTCTAAACTCGGTGCAGCTGCGTTGTTTACCGGGTTTGCGTTTCTCGGTGGTTGGACCGTCGGTCGAAACGTCATTCAGACAATGGGAGGGGAGATCGTCCCTGCGAGCTACTTTACGCCGGGAGCGAGTATCGGTGTGCTCTTTTTCGTGGGGTTAGCGCTACTGATTTCGAATCTCTTCGGTGTTCCAGCCTCGACATCGATGACTGCCGTCGGTTCAATAGCCGGTCTGGGAATTGCTTCTGAAAGCCTCAACTGGCCAGTAATGGGACGAATTGTCTCGTGGTGGTTACTCGCACCAATTATCGCCTTTTGGCTCTGTGGCGTCATTGGCCGGTATCTCTATCCGCATCTCGAAGCCTGGTTTGCTGTTGATGCTTCAGTCGGTGCGGTGTTCACGATCGATCAATCCGGTCTGCTACCGCGACCACGTGCGGCTCCCGGGACAAGCCGCCGCGAAGCCGTAGGCGGCGTACTTGTCATCGTTATTGGTTGTTATATGGCGTTCAGCGCGGGCGCGAGCAACGCCGCAAACGCCGTTGCGCCACTCGTCGGCAGCGGCCAGCTCTCGATCAGTATCGGCATCATTCTCGCTGCGGCGGCGATCGGCATCGGTTCGTTCACGATCGCCCGGCGCACACTCGATACTGTTGGAAACGATCTGACAGACCTTCCGCTACTCGCAGCGCTTATTGTTGAAGTCGTGAGTGCGAGTCTCATCACATTCCTCTCATCGATTGGTATCCCGGCGAGTCTCGCGGTGAGTGCCACTATGTGTATCGTTGGCCTTGGTTGGGGACGCGCGAGTCGAACAGTGCGACTGTCGGACATGGCTACGGCGGCTATCGACGGAGAGACCAGCCCGAACACGTCGATGAATGCACTCGCTAGTAACGGTGGTCAATCTGATGGTTCACAGTCGGTCGCCAATATCGGTGAGGAGGAGCCCGGTGAACTCATGGCCAGCGATCTCTTCAATCCGAAAGCCACTGCACGAGTGATCACACTCTGGATCCTTACCCCGACGATCTCTGCAATCGCCTCGTATCTCCTCTTTCGGTTCGTTGTTTAG
- a CDS encoding HalOD1 output domain-containing protein produces the protein MTPDEPDLPLSMTVLERVAEKKQIDTLELPSLDDAVDPDALDALYAPKPTGVHRTGSMTVTFEYAGCTVVIHNSEDIRIMCSE, from the coding sequence ATGACACCTGACGAACCGGATCTTCCACTCAGTATGACTGTGCTGGAACGCGTCGCGGAGAAGAAGCAGATCGACACACTCGAGCTCCCATCGCTAGACGACGCTGTCGATCCGGACGCACTTGATGCGCTGTATGCACCCAAACCAACTGGAGTACACCGTACCGGCTCCATGACTGTAACATTCGAATATGCCGGCTGTACCGTGGTAATTCACAACTCTGAAGATATCCGCATCATGTGTTCGGAGTAA
- a CDS encoding ABC transporter permease — MDLIESLRLAWRAVQGYRLRSVLTTLGIVIGVAAVILFVTLGASLQAAIVQEVAGDQKPELTVAVVPKDGGMLAAAQGRSPVFTEHDVKHLRRMPGVEEVYGHEQTTVSNERSSSQTIVYSGEAPPNVAPLVPLSTGRSAPFGPRPVMVSLSPGASVPATVSGHVGTESVDGRVNTTVVARVSPEQSGANTNNRYSRLTVKATNYRELPTVRQRVNSYLRTKSDAHINKPDSSKFLLMSNEQLVTEINNIVGTITTYIIGVALLSWLVGSIGIINIMLMSVTERTRSIGIMKAVGAQNRDILQLFLVEAITLGVIGAAIGTVVGIFGGVIATDLLSLPLVFRLQWAVFAVLSGIAVGIVAGVYPAWRAARTDPIEALRYQ; from the coding sequence ATGGACCTCATCGAAAGCCTCCGTCTCGCGTGGCGTGCGGTTCAGGGGTATCGCCTTCGATCGGTGCTCACGACGCTCGGAATCGTAATCGGTGTGGCAGCCGTGATCTTGTTCGTAACCCTCGGTGCCAGTCTACAGGCTGCAATTGTTCAGGAAGTTGCAGGCGATCAGAAACCAGAACTCACGGTGGCAGTCGTTCCTAAAGATGGGGGAATGTTGGCCGCCGCGCAGGGGAGATCTCCCGTGTTCACCGAACACGATGTCAAGCATCTTCGACGCATGCCCGGAGTCGAGGAGGTCTATGGGCACGAACAAACAACGGTCTCGAATGAACGATCCTCCTCACAAACGATCGTTTACTCCGGAGAAGCTCCGCCCAATGTGGCACCACTGGTTCCCCTATCAACCGGTCGATCTGCACCGTTTGGTCCTCGGCCAGTAATGGTCTCGCTTTCTCCCGGCGCATCGGTCCCGGCGACGGTCTCTGGACACGTCGGTACGGAGTCGGTTGATGGACGAGTCAACACCACTGTCGTCGCTCGTGTGAGTCCCGAACAATCCGGGGCCAATACGAACAATCGTTATTCACGTCTCACTGTCAAGGCGACTAACTATCGGGAACTCCCGACGGTCCGCCAGCGTGTGAACAGCTATCTCCGAACCAAATCAGATGCCCACATCAACAAGCCGGATAGTTCTAAATTCCTGCTCATGTCGAACGAACAGTTGGTCACTGAAATCAACAACATTGTTGGGACAATCACAACGTACATCATCGGTGTCGCGCTCCTTTCGTGGCTCGTCGGCTCGATTGGTATTATCAACATCATGTTGATGAGTGTTACAGAACGGACTCGGTCAATCGGGATTATGAAAGCCGTGGGGGCCCAGAACCGGGACATTCTTCAGCTCTTCCTCGTTGAGGCAATCACACTTGGTGTCATTGGTGCGGCGATCGGAACTGTTGTCGGGATTTTTGGTGGTGTGATTGCAACTGATCTGCTCAGCTTGCCACTAGTCTTTCGTTTACAGTGGGCGGTGTTTGCTGTTCTTAGCGGCATTGCTGTCGGTATCGTTGCTGGTGTTTATCCCGCTTGGCGCGCTGCTCGTACTGACCCGATAGAGGCCCTTCGTTATCAGTAG
- a CDS encoding ABC transporter ATP-binding protein yields MAPEQQTTTASDAAVTLDSVGKTFHSERAPVQALAGLSFTLPHGSFTAIMGPSGAGKSTLMHIIGCLDTPTEGTITIDGRDVTTLSSPERTRVRATTIGFIFQIFQLLPRLTALENVALPLVFQGVDRETRTKRADELLARVGLGDRTEHYPAELSGGQRRRVAIARALINSPTLLLADEPTGNLDTETGNRILRLFKELNEEGNTILVVTHKQRVAECAERVIHLRDGMVTGTEQPSEVPPQTIGIPDDRSRRSSIGEETN; encoded by the coding sequence ATGGCTCCCGAGCAACAGACGACAACTGCGTCCGACGCAGCGGTAACCTTAGATAGCGTTGGAAAAACATTTCATAGCGAAAGAGCACCGGTGCAGGCATTGGCCGGGTTGTCGTTTACATTACCGCACGGATCATTCACCGCAATAATGGGACCAAGCGGTGCCGGAAAAAGTACGCTGATGCACATTATCGGTTGTCTCGACACGCCAACCGAGGGGACAATAACTATCGATGGGCGCGACGTGACAACCTTATCGTCGCCCGAACGGACGCGTGTGCGTGCCACCACGATTGGATTCATTTTCCAGATTTTCCAGCTGCTGCCCCGACTCACTGCCCTCGAGAACGTCGCATTGCCGTTGGTATTTCAAGGAGTCGACCGAGAGACTCGTACCAAGCGTGCAGACGAACTCCTTGCTCGCGTCGGTCTCGGTGATCGAACTGAACACTATCCTGCAGAGTTATCCGGTGGCCAGCGACGTCGAGTAGCCATTGCCCGCGCGCTCATCAACAGTCCAACACTGCTACTCGCAGATGAACCGACTGGGAATTTGGACACCGAGACAGGAAATCGAATCCTACGGCTCTTCAAAGAGCTCAATGAGGAAGGGAACACGATTCTCGTAGTCACCCACAAACAGCGCGTCGCCGAGTGTGCTGAGCGGGTTATTCATCTTCGGGACGGGATGGTTACTGGAACAGAACAGCCAAGCGAGGTTCCCCCACAGACGATTGGGATTCCGGACGATCGGTCACGGCGCTCTTCTATCGGAGAGGAGACTAACTAA
- a CDS encoding glutathione-independent formaldehyde dehydrogenase, translated as MKAVVYQGAHDVAVEEVDEPEIEHPSDVVIDITTAAICGSDLHMYEGRTGADPGIVFGHENMGIVEEVGDGVGTLTEGDRIVLPFNVACGFCENCENGYTGFCSNVNPGFDGGAYGYVQMGPYQGGQAEKLRVPYADFNALKLPKGNEHEDAFALLADIFPTGWHGTRLADLRPGESIVIYGAGPVGLMSAYSAKLQGAASIYVVDRAPDRLELAEEYCDATTINFEEEDPVERIVEMTGGGTDKGVDAVGYQAVDPEIDAEDEYDPARENPAIVLNNLIKTVRATGKIGVIGLYVPEDPGAPDDMSAEGRLGIDFGKLFEKGQRFGTGQCNVKQYNRRLRDMIIEGRADPTFLVSHRVGLDEAPEMYEQFDNREEGVTKVLLEP; from the coding sequence ATGAAAGCTGTTGTATACCAAGGAGCACACGACGTTGCCGTCGAAGAGGTTGACGAGCCCGAGATCGAACACCCAAGCGACGTTGTCATCGATATCACGACCGCAGCCATCTGTGGGTCGGATCTACACATGTACGAGGGGCGAACCGGTGCGGATCCTGGTATCGTGTTCGGACACGAGAACATGGGGATCGTAGAGGAGGTTGGTGACGGTGTTGGAACACTCACGGAAGGTGACCGGATCGTTCTGCCGTTCAACGTTGCCTGCGGATTCTGTGAGAACTGTGAGAACGGCTATACCGGCTTCTGTTCGAACGTGAATCCGGGGTTCGATGGGGGTGCTTACGGATACGTTCAAATGGGACCGTATCAAGGTGGTCAGGCAGAGAAACTACGCGTACCGTACGCCGATTTCAACGCGCTAAAATTACCGAAGGGCAACGAGCACGAGGACGCATTCGCGTTGCTCGCGGACATTTTCCCAACCGGGTGGCACGGTACGCGGCTTGCAGATCTCCGACCTGGTGAGTCAATCGTGATCTACGGAGCCGGTCCCGTCGGATTGATGTCTGCCTACAGCGCGAAATTACAAGGCGCAGCATCGATCTACGTCGTCGACCGGGCACCCGATCGACTCGAACTTGCAGAGGAATACTGCGATGCGACGACGATCAATTTCGAGGAGGAAGACCCAGTCGAGCGGATCGTCGAAATGACTGGCGGCGGGACGGACAAAGGCGTTGACGCGGTTGGTTACCAAGCAGTCGATCCGGAGATTGACGCCGAAGATGAGTACGATCCAGCCAGGGAGAATCCGGCAATCGTGCTCAATAACCTCATCAAAACGGTGCGTGCGACCGGTAAAATAGGCGTTATTGGTCTCTACGTCCCAGAAGACCCCGGTGCACCAGACGACATGTCCGCTGAGGGACGATTGGGTATCGACTTTGGGAAGCTCTTCGAGAAGGGACAGCGGTTCGGAACGGGACAGTGCAACGTCAAGCAGTACAACCGCCGGCTACGCGATATGATTATCGAAGGCCGCGCTGACCCGACCTTCCTCGTCTCCCACCGAGTTGGTCTCGACGAGGCCCCCGAAATGTACGAACAGTTTGATAACCGTGAGGAAGGCGTCACGAAGGTCCTGCTGGAACCGTAG
- a CDS encoding molybdopterin oxidoreductase family protein — protein sequence MKDERKTSICPSCAVGCSLRYDTETDQATAPNDAVVNCNGQLCPEGISAFDPLETDDRIDRPLIKRDGEYIPVSWETAYDRIESELTRIQNRDPDALAFLGSPHATNEENYLFQKLARALGTNNIDNRARLCHNSVEAAMNERLGSSAMSNSLEDLREADAFLVIGANPAGRQPIAFDSYIRPAIENGATLIQVDPSENRTTQAADLSLSPRPDTDVFVIALLNLYILNAELCDEQFISERTEGFDQFVAAVDDIDQEACAATAGVNLSEVRKIAHVFGRAERATIITATGIGECEYGGTETTDALIDLLLLTGNFGDPGTGMNLFRGMNNEQGANDMGARPHTLPGYQDVTNPTARARATKQWEIEPPATPGRSELDLVRSFGDSIEGAFVFGENPAMTKMDTQRIAQNLDRVFLVVQDPFLTETAAHADVILPASAWSEKSGTVTNLDRHVQRVRQLTIPPEETKLDLEILCELGARLTDSSFAYDGPEDVFEEMCQVNPLYAGMSYSGIEHGGQRWPFREAADEGTQILHEERFMNGKQRVRFEPISIDPSPP from the coding sequence ATGAAGGACGAACGAAAAACGAGTATCTGCCCGTCATGTGCGGTTGGCTGTAGTCTTCGATACGATACTGAAACCGATCAAGCGACCGCGCCCAACGATGCCGTCGTTAATTGTAATGGCCAACTTTGCCCAGAAGGAATCAGTGCGTTCGATCCGCTCGAAACCGATGATCGGATTGATCGTCCGTTGATTAAACGCGACGGAGAATACATTCCCGTCTCGTGGGAAACAGCGTACGACCGAATCGAATCCGAGTTGACACGGATTCAGAACCGTGATCCCGACGCGCTGGCATTTCTTGGTTCTCCCCACGCAACGAACGAGGAGAACTATCTCTTCCAGAAGCTCGCACGCGCGCTCGGAACGAACAATATCGACAACAGAGCACGGCTCTGTCACAATTCGGTCGAGGCAGCCATGAACGAACGGCTCGGATCGAGTGCGATGTCGAACAGTCTCGAAGATCTACGAGAAGCAGATGCATTCCTCGTAATCGGAGCGAATCCTGCCGGTCGACAACCAATCGCGTTCGATTCGTACATCCGTCCTGCTATCGAGAACGGCGCGACCCTAATACAGGTCGATCCAAGCGAGAACCGAACAACGCAAGCCGCGGATCTCTCCCTCTCACCTCGTCCAGATACCGATGTGTTCGTCATAGCGTTGCTCAATCTGTATATTCTCAATGCCGAACTCTGTGATGAACAGTTCATCAGCGAACGAACCGAAGGGTTCGATCAATTCGTTGCAGCGGTAGACGACATCGATCAAGAGGCGTGCGCAGCGACGGCTGGCGTTAATCTGAGTGAAGTCCGTAAAATCGCTCACGTGTTTGGGCGGGCAGAACGGGCTACAATCATTACTGCGACCGGCATCGGGGAGTGTGAGTATGGAGGAACGGAAACGACAGATGCCCTAATCGATCTCCTCTTGCTCACCGGAAATTTCGGGGACCCGGGCACGGGAATGAACCTCTTTCGGGGAATGAACAACGAACAAGGTGCGAATGACATGGGCGCACGTCCGCACACACTCCCCGGCTATCAGGACGTAACCAATCCGACAGCACGAGCACGCGCAACCAAACAATGGGAGATCGAGCCGCCGGCAACGCCGGGACGCTCGGAGCTCGATCTCGTTCGCTCGTTCGGTGACTCGATAGAGGGTGCGTTTGTCTTCGGGGAGAACCCCGCGATGACGAAGATGGATACCCAACGCATCGCACAGAACCTCGATCGAGTTTTCCTCGTTGTCCAAGATCCGTTTCTGACGGAAACGGCTGCACACGCGGATGTTATCCTCCCTGCGAGTGCGTGGTCGGAGAAATCAGGGACCGTAACAAATCTCGACCGTCACGTCCAGCGCGTACGGCAACTGACGATACCTCCTGAGGAAACCAAGCTGGATCTTGAAATCCTCTGTGAACTTGGTGCTCGACTCACCGACTCGTCCTTCGCATACGACGGACCGGAAGACGTCTTCGAGGAGATGTGCCAAGTCAACCCTCTGTACGCCGGCATGTCGTACTCTGGCATCGAACACGGTGGCCAACGATGGCCGTTTCGAGAGGCTGCAGACGAAGGGACACAAATACTCCACGAAGAGCGCTTTATGAACGGTAAACAGCGCGTCCGATTCGAGCCGATCTCGATCGACCCATCCCCACCGTAG
- a CDS encoding MarR family transcriptional regulator encodes MSQPDTSTGSTLKGTAHHRFERLRAQSPSAKLVYRVLNESESPLTTQILSERTLLAPRTTRYALRRLRETDLVYRTVCSDDPRQYRYQAVVIDHTQ; translated from the coding sequence ATGTCACAACCAGACACGTCGACTGGTAGCACTTTGAAGGGTACAGCCCACCACCGTTTTGAACGTCTCCGTGCACAATCTCCAAGCGCGAAGTTGGTCTATCGCGTGCTCAACGAGAGTGAATCCCCGCTTACGACACAGATTCTGAGCGAGCGAACACTACTTGCGCCGCGTACAACCCGGTATGCGCTTCGTCGACTCCGGGAGACAGATCTCGTCTATCGAACTGTTTGCTCGGATGATCCTCGTCAGTACCGGTATCAGGCCGTTGTAATTGACCACACGCAGTAG
- a CDS encoding thioredoxin domain-containing protein: protein MPTNQSERAVGQSESTQARTSQSMSRRALLTVATGAIGALAGCNVPFLGPSSPECSGQQITDLSAPRSGPANAPVSVGIYTDFACPHCRDFFLDVYPAVRKRIPQETAHFVYHDFLLPVSKWSYPVASAAREIQRAQSDRAFWTFAKLAYQNQNEYSFDVLEQITRKVKGDPQAVRRAGEQLPYCRLLKRERERGANRGVEGTPTVFVNEQKLEAPSANELVDAITNAKG from the coding sequence GTGCCAACAAACCAGTCGGAGCGAGCAGTCGGTCAATCTGAATCAACACAGGCACGCACGAGCCAATCGATGTCCCGACGAGCTTTACTGACAGTAGCAACCGGGGCGATCGGTGCGCTCGCTGGCTGTAATGTCCCGTTTCTTGGTCCATCGTCACCAGAGTGCTCTGGTCAGCAGATCACCGATCTTTCAGCACCCCGCTCGGGACCTGCAAATGCACCGGTTTCGGTCGGAATCTACACGGATTTTGCCTGTCCTCACTGTCGGGATTTTTTCCTCGATGTATATCCAGCTGTCCGCAAACGCATACCACAAGAGACAGCGCACTTCGTTTACCACGATTTCTTACTGCCAGTCTCCAAGTGGTCATACCCGGTTGCGAGCGCTGCTCGTGAGATCCAACGAGCACAATCGGACCGTGCGTTCTGGACGTTCGCCAAACTGGCCTACCAAAACCAAAACGAGTATTCATTCGACGTACTGGAACAGATCACTCGGAAGGTAAAGGGTGATCCACAGGCTGTTCGCCGCGCTGGCGAACAACTTCCCTACTGCCGGCTACTCAAGCGTGAGCGCGAACGCGGTGCAAACCGTGGTGTCGAGGGCACACCGACTGTGTTCGTGAATGAGCAGAAACTCGAAGCCCCTTCAGCGAATGAACTCGTAGATGCAATTACGAATGCAAAAGGCTAA
- a CDS encoding RtcB family protein, whose translation MVVNISGEHTNARFMIDNDNLLEQAVVDQVRELTDHPAFTEPIVMQPDSHPGAGAPIGFTMPLSDRIVPNIVGVDVGCGMTATNLGSDLPLADAERERRVREAVPMGRSVHAYDDAPHLINSFPFDRANSVFDQFDAAYCEQFGREIDPVEFDFTGYDGAYFKSLCRRVLRSQRQGMGHVIKSAGTLGGGNHFVEFARARDSGTYWLVIHSGSRYLGKAVAEFWQSRATEQRNAESIRASIPERYYDYVKFDPETVDNSDLHAWVTGGMGESHLRTERIRSECEDSDAVFQQLTSLRPNSDTRNTELDWLEGREADGYYVDMLFAQQYARWNRTLMSDAICAMLDIEPVDRISSIHNYIDFHDLTVRKGATPARADQRLIIPFNMADGSVLARGRGNETYHQTAPHGAGRAMSRREAEEAGSLEAFTEAMDGIYSESVVESVLDEAPMAYKPADAIVDAIEPTAELIDWLDVVHNLKAKE comes from the coding sequence ATGGTTGTAAACATCTCTGGGGAACACACCAACGCCCGATTTATGATCGACAATGACAATTTACTTGAACAGGCTGTTGTCGATCAAGTTCGTGAATTGACCGATCATCCAGCGTTCACCGAACCGATCGTCATGCAGCCGGACAGCCATCCCGGAGCCGGTGCACCGATCGGTTTTACTATGCCGTTGTCGGATCGAATCGTTCCGAACATCGTAGGCGTTGACGTGGGCTGTGGTATGACCGCGACAAATCTTGGTTCCGATCTCCCGCTTGCGGATGCCGAGCGCGAACGTCGCGTTCGGGAAGCAGTTCCGATGGGACGGTCTGTCCACGCGTACGACGACGCTCCTCATTTGATCAACAGCTTCCCATTCGATCGAGCGAACAGCGTGTTCGATCAATTTGACGCTGCCTACTGCGAGCAGTTCGGGCGGGAAATCGATCCCGTCGAGTTCGACTTCACGGGGTACGACGGCGCGTATTTCAAATCACTCTGCCGACGCGTGCTGCGCAGCCAGCGTCAAGGGATGGGCCACGTCATCAAAAGCGCCGGAACGCTCGGAGGTGGCAATCACTTCGTCGAGTTCGCACGTGCACGCGATTCTGGAACGTACTGGCTTGTCATTCACAGTGGCTCTCGGTATCTCGGGAAGGCCGTCGCCGAATTCTGGCAATCGCGGGCGACCGAACAGCGAAACGCCGAATCAATCCGTGCGTCCATTCCAGAGCGCTACTACGACTACGTGAAATTTGATCCAGAAACGGTCGACAATAGCGATCTCCACGCGTGGGTGACCGGTGGAATGGGCGAGTCACACCTCAGAACAGAGCGTATCCGTTCGGAGTGCGAGGACAGCGACGCGGTGTTTCAACAACTGACGTCACTTCGCCCAAATTCTGATACTCGGAATACAGAACTCGACTGGCTCGAAGGACGCGAAGCCGACGGATACTACGTCGACATGTTGTTCGCACAGCAGTACGCTCGCTGGAATCGAACGTTGATGAGTGACGCAATCTGTGCTATGCTCGACATCGAACCGGTCGATCGGATATCGAGCATCCACAACTACATTGACTTTCACGATTTGACCGTTCGGAAGGGAGCCACTCCTGCTCGTGCAGACCAACGACTCATCATCCCATTCAACATGGCAGACGGATCGGTTCTTGCCCGTGGTCGTGGGAACGAGACCTATCATCAAACCGCTCCTCACGGCGCGGGTCGAGCAATGAGCCGACGAGAGGCAGAAGAGGCTGGATCGCTAGAGGCGTTCACCGAAGCAATGGATGGCATCTATTCGGAATCGGTCGTCGAATCGGTTCTCGACGAGGCTCCGATGGCGTATAAACCAGCGGACGCGATCGTTGATGCGATCGAACCAACCGCAGAGCTCATCGATTGGCTCGATGTCGTCCACAATCTCAAGGCCAAAGAGTGA
- a CDS encoding bifunctional methylenetetrahydrofolate dehydrogenase/methenyltetrahydrofolate cyclohydrolase, with product MTHVLDGNAVGKRIRDDLRDSIADLDSAGVKPGLATVLMSDDPASETYVSMKQRACDNLGIESIHHELDADAPADELFDTVETLNNASEVHGILVQMPVPDHVDKREVLRSVDPVKDVDGFHPENVGRLVAGDARFKPCTPHGIQMLLADAGVETEGADAVIVGRSDIVGKPMVNLLIQKEPGGNATTTVCHSRTKNLSEKTRQADILIAAAGSPELIDGSMITEGTTVIDVGVNRVDADTEKGYELVGDVEFESAKEKAGVITPVPGGVGPMTITMLLYNTVKAASIQEDVAVDLP from the coding sequence GTGACGCACGTCTTAGACGGAAACGCTGTCGGCAAGAGGATACGGGACGATCTCCGGGACAGTATTGCTGATCTCGACAGCGCAGGCGTGAAGCCGGGGCTTGCCACCGTACTGATGAGCGATGATCCGGCGAGCGAGACGTACGTCTCGATGAAACAACGGGCGTGTGATAACCTCGGTATCGAGAGTATTCACCACGAGTTGGATGCCGATGCGCCTGCGGACGAACTGTTCGACACTGTGGAGACGTTGAACAACGCATCGGAAGTGCACGGGATCCTCGTACAGATGCCTGTCCCAGATCACGTGGACAAACGCGAAGTTCTGCGGAGTGTCGATCCAGTCAAGGATGTCGATGGCTTTCATCCCGAAAACGTTGGTCGACTGGTTGCAGGTGATGCGCGATTCAAACCTTGTACCCCACACGGTATTCAGATGCTCCTCGCGGACGCTGGCGTAGAGACTGAAGGGGCTGATGCTGTTATCGTTGGTCGGTCTGACATCGTCGGGAAGCCCATGGTCAATCTCCTCATCCAGAAGGAGCCAGGTGGAAACGCGACCACGACGGTCTGTCACTCACGGACGAAAAATCTCAGTGAGAAGACGCGACAGGCCGACATCCTCATCGCTGCTGCGGGCTCTCCTGAACTCATCGATGGTTCGATGATAACGGAAGGCACGACCGTCATTGATGTCGGCGTCAACCGGGTCGATGCAGATACTGAGAAAGGTTATGAGCTCGTTGGCGATGTCGAATTCGAGAGCGCCAAAGAGAAGGCTGGAGTCATCACACCAGTTCCGGGTGGTGTTGGACCAATGACCATCACGATGCTGCTGTACAACACGGTGAAAGCTGCTAGTATCCAAGAGGACGTTGCTGTGGACCTTCCCTGA
- a CDS encoding methylenetetrahydrofolate reductase has product MTLGSRSSTTVTGVTDLLSDPRFELMPFESFEEQIEHLPEGAQIAITASPTKGLEATIVWAEKAAKQGYEVIPHIAARYVRDKAHLEEIAQRLTAVGITDIFVPGGDREEPVGEFDSAYALLSALDESEYSFEEVGITGYPEGHAFLDKQTLAETMEMKEPYATYIVTQLCYDPEAVLRWIETIRERGVELPVEVGIPGVMKYQRLLNISQKVGVGDSVRFLRKTTGVVGFVRQLVGSRGKYAPDTLVDGLAPQAADYGIRGIHIYTFNQVPDIESWRDERLLE; this is encoded by the coding sequence ATGACACTCGGAAGCCGATCAAGTACGACAGTTACCGGTGTAACGGACCTGCTCTCTGATCCGCGGTTCGAATTGATGCCGTTCGAGAGCTTCGAGGAGCAGATAGAGCACCTTCCAGAGGGAGCACAAATCGCCATCACAGCCTCTCCCACGAAAGGACTCGAAGCGACGATCGTCTGGGCAGAGAAAGCTGCCAAGCAAGGATACGAGGTCATTCCGCATATCGCAGCACGCTACGTACGCGACAAAGCACATCTCGAAGAGATCGCACAGCGACTCACCGCAGTCGGAATTACCGACATCTTCGTGCCCGGCGGTGATCGCGAAGAACCCGTCGGCGAGTTCGATTCAGCGTACGCGCTCCTCTCGGCACTCGATGAATCGGAGTATTCGTTCGAGGAGGTGGGCATCACTGGTTATCCAGAAGGTCACGCCTTCCTCGACAAACAGACATTGGCGGAAACGATGGAGATGAAAGAACCATACGCCACGTACATCGTCACGCAGCTCTGTTACGATCCAGAAGCCGTTCTCAGGTGGATCGAAACCATTCGGGAGCGTGGAGTCGAACTTCCAGTGGAAGTCGGCATCCCGGGCGTTATGAAGTATCAACGGTTGTTGAACATCTCCCAGAAGGTTGGTGTGGGAGATTCGGTACGCTTTCTCCGGAAAACGACCGGCGTCGTTGGCTTCGTCCGCCAACTCGTCGGATCACGCGGTAAATACGCACCAGACACACTCGTCGATGGACTCGCACCGCAGGCCGCCG